The genomic segment GCCATGGAGAGAAGTTGATCAGAATTTGTGACAAATGCAGGatcaataaaatatcaatataaaaTTGATTAGCTGCTGGTGAAAGagatttaaatatatgatgtgatgAGCATTTAAAAGAAGCCGTGATGATCCGTAAGTCAGACACGGTGGAGCAGATATTTCCTGGGTGTTGTTTTCTGTTACGACCTCTTTTCTTCTACCACATCTTTTGCTTGTGCAtcagtgtgacatcacagactgGGGGCaggacatgtttgttttatttggcaGGTGAACCTGACAGGCAGCCGTCTATGCCAATTAGAGAAACCACACTTGTAATAGGAATGAGTTATCCGATGTCAGAGAatctattattttaatttacagtaTGTAAAGAAAATATTCCATATTAATGCTTCCAGTTGAGTTGTTGCAactcaaacaaatgaacaacttGGGAACATGGAGCTTGTATTGTTTTCTTAAAGGTGTGACATTATACTCATGCGTCACAGTTGACACATTCAGAGCCGTCTACGATCGGTTCAAATAGATGTTGTGACAACACTCTGTGTTTAACTGGTCTGTGATCTCGACTTAAGTGGGCCTACAGTGGAGTGAGAATGATCCGCACGTGTCAGGCAGGAAAAATGATGCAGCAGTGTTTTTGATTCCTATTTCATATAGAAAATAACCAAAATAAGGATAAATGGACAGATCTTAGAGTTTTGAATGTATAATTCTGCCTCGTCAACCAGCAGGCCAAAAAATAATTAGCTTTTATCAGCTTTCGATGAGACTAAGTAGATTAAGGGATAATGTCTATATACACTGTCACTTTTGAATTCAAGTGTTTTTATATGTGATTGCTAGTAAGcgtctggtggtggtggtcccCAACGAGAGCTCCTTCCCCGCAGTGCGTCGGGCCTACACCAGCGAGGACGAGGCATGGCGGACGTACCTGGAGAACCCGCTGACTGCCGCCACCAAGGCCATGATGAGCATCAACGGAGACGAGGACAGCGCCAACGCCCTGGGCCTGCTCTACGACTACTACAAGGTCCAGAGCCATGTTGTTTTCAGTGGTTTCAATCATGTAAAGAAGCAACATTGTTAGCATGTTCAGggatatattttttactttgactTAATCAAACCTTGTCACAAATAATGAGatgttttacttcctgttttagttttgaatgacgttgtctttttttcctctcaggtgCCGAAAGAAAAGAGGCTCCTGCCAGTTTCCAAAGTTGTTGAAATTACAGAGGAACACGAGAAGAGGTCAGTCAAGgttacacatgcacagacaggaaaatgtgtgtgtgtggaattaaATCACTGAGCTCAATAACACTGgtatttgatatatatatataacaatttaatacaaaaagcTAAGAAGTAAAAATGTGACGCAGAAGTATGAGCTGAAGACAAGACAAGCACTTTGTGTCTATGTGGGCAAATATCACAGCTGAGTGACTTTTGTTTCTCTTGAATAACTAAAGAAGCTCAGGCTGCACTGAGGCCAGAAAAAATCCTCTTGATGAAGGGATTAGAAGTAGGATTTGCCAAAAATACATCATTTCTAAtccacatgtttgttcagaTCGACGTTGCCTAGCAACCCCAGCAGCCAAAACGAGGTGGAGACCGTGGACAATCGGGTTCAGGTCCTCAAGTCTGTCCCCGTCAACCTGTCGCTGAACACAGAGCACCAGGAGTCCAAACGGGAGCACTTCAGCAGCTCGACAGGTGCCGGTGGGGCCGTGTCATCGGGGGCTGTGGTGAAGGCCGAGGTGTACACGTCCGTCTTCACGACGGCACCGGGGCTTCACTACAgggtggaggcagaggagcCGGCGAGGGTGATATACGAACAGAGTCCGTACGAGGTGACCACTGTCAGCCACAACTCGTACGTTAAGGACGACCAGCAGAGTCCGCCCGACAGCCCgtatgaggaggagagagacgggGTGAGGAAAGAGACAACTGATATTACTGTAAAGGAACAATACACACTAACATGGTGGTTCACAACCTGACggattgaatgaatgaaagttaTTCGCCTCACAATCCAATTTAAGTTATTAAAATTAGTCAATTCAAGAAGGAGAAACTCATTTCTCTTGACTGCTTTTGAAGACTCAGACATTAAAACCGAGGTCACACATAGACGTTGCTTTGTTTTCAAGGGTAAACAAGACCAACAGCAGTATTGTTCAAAATAACCCTTGTTCCATACATTTGTAGGTCAGTTTcctcagttttctgttttaGAATATTGTTGCAGATACCTTTTCAAATATACATTATAATGAGACAAATAAATAGCTTAGTCagtttatatttgatatttagcCATAAAAAGTCAAGACATCCATCATAAAGTTTCCTGTTTAACTGGAAAATTGAGCTCTCGTTGTTCTTGGTCTGCTCATACAAACCACAGAGTAATGTCAGGCACCGTGGGAAATGTAGGAAAGCGTAACGGTCACTATGTGATGGGTGGAGTTTTCGTTTTTCTTGCTGCGTTAAGACAGAGATTTAAATATGAGTCACTGAGtccaaaggttttttttttacctgaacaAGAACATACAAGTGGAAgttgagtttttttctgtttgcttgaGAACGCCAGCGTCATTCTGAACTTTCTGTATCACAATGCAACTGCTGAACATttgaatgtttcctgtttaacCAGTTCCTCTCTGAGAAAATTCACTTTTCATTGTGTCCAAATcattgactgtttttttttttgtttttcttacaaCAGAAGTACCACACACCTTCTTCTCTGGCCACAGACGACTTCTTATTCCATCAGGAGAGAGTGTAAGTCACTGAAAAGTCAACGACTCCATCTTGTCGTTACAGAACTAATATCTCTACATATTTATTACAGTGTAAAGATTATTATacgataaaataataatacgaCTGGGAGGGATCTGGGAAGGAATGATAAACCCCCGATCCTGCCTTATTGTTTGTAGTCACATGTGATTCtctatgcctgtgtgtgtttgtacagtgaCAGCTTCCGGTACACGCTGGACGCCACTCGTTCGCTGCGTCAGAAGCAGGGCGAGGGGCCGATGACCTACCTGAACAAAGGCCAGTTCTACGCCGTGACGCTCAATGAGCTCAGCGCCAACAATCGCCTCCGTCACCCCATCAGCAAAGTGCGGGTGAGTATTTCAGTCTCACCTCCGCTCCTTCACTTTATTCAGAATAAGACTCATGATCTTATTGCTTTTTTCAAGCCTCTTGTTATTTTTCATACTTACAATGGTTCAGAAGAGAACATGCACGTGAAAGAAGTGTTTATCATCCAATGATGATAATTGTGGGGTTCTCCTCATCTCTACTGAGCATTGTAGCTTCTTTTAGCTCgtggatttaattttaaaatccaCAATAGCGTGGTTTTCAACATGGTTTTCTGACTGGGGTTGGGTTTGGTTTAAAACCTGTGCCAATGTCAGACTTGTATTTCGCAATATCTCTGACCCAAGCAATAAGCTGGATGAGTAATTGTTACTGAAATGAATTGTGGTGTAGTGTTGAGATAAGACTCAAGTTGGAACCTGACAAAAAAATCATCCATGTTATTTAGAATGTCCGTGaggggtcatgtgatatgtgTCGTCAGGTGTCTTGGTAAGGATGGAGATTGTTACTGATAAGGAGCTAAAATTACCGCCTGGACtgagatttgttgttaaacttaTTAGAACGCTCGACTCTTCAAGCTCTGGATCTTCTTCTGCATTCATCTTAAAGTGTCTCCTGTCTCGTCCCTGTTTTCAGAGTGTGGTCATGGTCGTGTTCAGCGAGGACAAGAACCGAGACGAGCAGCTCAAATACTGGAAGTACTGGCACTCCAGGCAGCACACGGCCAAACAGAGAGTCCTCGACATCGGTGAGATTTTTATTGCCCCCCCATGCTCCTTCCTCCATGTTCCCGTGTTAGCGTCAGCAAAGTGGGAACGGCAGACTGccgaatgaatgaatgaaaacagatgaaagaaaaggcGGTGACAGATTTATGTTTTTGCAAACGCTGGAATGTGCTCAGCTGATAAACAAGGCATGACTGAGGGAGAGCAAACAAGCCCCCACCCAACTGTCTGCCTGAGGGCTGTTCAGGTGCCCACCACCTTCTaccatcagacacacacacacacacacacacctctagcTGTTGCTGAGACACTCAACATAAATCCTCTAATCTCCTCTACATCGCCTGGACGATTGAGCAAAACAGTgatttgtggggaaaaaaaaaacaggacaaactTTCTCTCTCGCAGTATTTCCCACGGTCGAACCTGTACGTGTGCCTTTCTGCAGCCTCGTTATTGTGATCCTGACTCCTCTGACCTTTTGTCTGCCGCAGTTTTTTTCGGTTGATGTATCTGATTGTGAACCAGTATTTTTTACGCCTCTTggaacaagtgtgtgtgaaaagctCGTAGGCAGTTTGCGTTTGACAAGCCGGGGCCTGTCAACAGAGGCAGAGAGTCAGAGGTATGTGAGAGAGACGTGGGGTggatgggacacacacacacaaacacacacacacacacacacacacacagcttgtcgGGGCAGGGAGAGGAATGCTAGCCACACTGTTTCCTCAGCTGGTCTTGGTCTGTTGAAAGTGATTCTTGCCCAATTTAGATCTgggttttttaatttctatatTTACTTGAACTGAGAAAAACTCAGTTGACAACACATCTTGATTTCTTACAGAACAGCTGGTCCCAACCTGGCTGTCAA from the Paralichthys olivaceus isolate ysfri-2021 chromosome 20, ASM2471397v2, whole genome shotgun sequence genome contains:
- the grhl2b gene encoding grainyhead-like transcription factor 2b, translating into MSQETDNKRLVVVVPNESSFPAVRRAYTSEDEAWRTYLENPLTAATKAMMSINGDEDSANALGLLYDYYKVPKEKRLLPVSKVVEITEEHEKRSTLPSNPSSQNEVETVDNRVQVLKSVPVNLSLNTEHQESKREHFSSSTGAGGAVSSGAVVKAEVYTSVFTTAPGLHYRVEAEEPARVIYEQSPYEVTTVSHNSYVKDDQQSPPDSPYEEERDGKYHTPSSLATDDFLFHQERVDSFRYTLDATRSLRQKQGEGPMTYLNKGQFYAVTLNELSANNRLRHPISKVRSVVMVVFSEDKNRDEQLKYWKYWHSRQHTAKQRVLDIADYKESFNTIGNIEEIAYNAISFTWDVNEEAKIFITVNCLSTDFSSQKGVKGLPLMIQIDTYSYNNRSNKPLHRAYSQIKVFCDKGAERKIRDEERKLFRKKSKGKDGGVGVISVPKKSDATYFKTLTDLEAQPVLFIPDVHFGNLQRAGQVFTFNTEEIERDGGVLVKRMFRPSDEDLCSSPHKQIKEETHKRVLLYVRKETDEVFDALMLKSPTLRGLTDAISEKYGVPTDRGTKVYKKSKKGILVNMDDNIIEHYSNEDTFILNIESHTDAYKITLTEI